A portion of the Drosophila innubila isolate TH190305 chromosome 3L unlocalized genomic scaffold, UK_Dinn_1.0 0_D_3L, whole genome shotgun sequence genome contains these proteins:
- the LOC117789218 gene encoding chitooligosaccharidolytic beta-N-acetylglucosaminidase → MKFLSLAVTALLAFGLTPSPGAALGADDLIYGYECQRGVCRKLELTEKNFAKAISLPVCRLFCGSNIGTLWPKPTGAVQLEPVMRQVDISSIAFQVSGTDNKDKLWKKVEKRWMDQLNAKIPNRRSLTKGGYRFTINIHTAETELPTRLELETDESYVLNIDSNAAGQVNANITAASFYGARHGLETLNQLIVFDDIRREVQVTANASISDAPVFKWRGVVLDTSRNYYSVKSIKRTIDAMAMVKLNTFHWHITDSHSFPLEVANRPELSKLGAYTPSKVYTHQAVQDVVEYAQVRGIRVLPEFDSPAHVGEGWQHKNMTACFNAQPWAQYCVEPPCGQLDPSNSDMYNVLQDIFGDMWKLHNPDVFHMGGDEVSVACWNSSETIRNWMTARGWGLTEADFMRLWGHYQTEALKRLDIVAGGAKVPIILWTSRLTDEPYIDEYLDPQRYIIQIWTKGDDRVIQKILKRGFRIIVSNYDALYFDCGGAGWVDGGNNWCSPYIGWQKVYDNNISQIGGDYPNHVLGAEAAIWSEQIDEHTLDNRFWPRASALAERLWSNPVEGWKQAEARMLLHRERLVENGIGAEALQPQWCLQNENECPVDAYTS, encoded by the exons ATGAAGTTTTTGTCGCTGGCGGTGACCGCACTGTTGGCCTTTGGCTTAACGCCATCACCTGGAGCTGCCTTAGGAGCTGA tgATCTGATTTATGGCTACGAGTGCCAGAGAGGCGTCTGTCGCAAGCTGGAGCTGACGGAGAAGAACTTCGCCAAGGCGATCAGTCTCCCGGTCTGCCGACTCttctgtggcagcaacattgGCACCCTGTGGCCCAAACCCACGGGAGCTGTGCAGCTGGAACCCGTAATGCGTCAAGTGGACATTTCCAGCATTGCATTCCAAGTGAGTGGCACGGATAACAAGGACAAGCTGTGGAAGAAGGTGGAGAAGCGGTGGATGGACCAGCTGAATGCAAAGATTCCCAATCGCAGAAGCCTCACCAAGGGTGGCTATCGATTCACCATCAACATCCACACCGCTGAAACGGAACTTCCCACCAGACTGGAGCTGGAGACGGATGAAAGCTATGTGCTGAACATTGACTCCAATGCCGCTGGACAGGTTAATGCCAACATTACGGCGGCCAGCTTCTATGGAGCACGTCATGGTCTGGAGACGCTAAATCAGTTGATTGTCTTTGACGATATACGCCGTGAGGTGCAGGTTACGGCAAATGCCTCTATCAGCGATGCTCCCGTCTTCAAGTGGCGTGGCGTCGTCCTGGACACATCCCGCAACTACTACTCTGTGAAGTCTATTAAGCGAACCATTG ATGCCATGGCCATGGTCAAGTTGAACACCTTCCACTGGCATATCACCGACTCTCACAGCTTCCCCCTGGAGGTGGCCAATCGTCCGGAGCTGTCCAAGCTGGGTGCCTATACGCCCAGCAAGGTCTACACCCACCAGGCTGTCCAGGATGTCGTCGAGTATGCCCAGGTGCGAGGTATACGTGTGCTGCCCGAGTTCGACAGTCCCGCCCATGTGGGTGAGGGATGGCAGCACAAGAACATGACCGCCTGCTTCAATGCCCAGCCCTGGGCGCAGTACTGTGTGGAGCCACCTTGCGGACAACTGGATCCCTCCAACTCGGACATGTACAATGTGCTGCAGGACATCTTTGGCGACATGTGGAAGCTGCACAATCCCGATGTCTTTCACATGGGCGGCGATGAAGTCTCCGTCGCCTGTTGGAACAGCAGCGAGACCATTCGCAACTGGATGACGGCACGTGGCTGGGGATTAACCGAAGCGGACTTTATGCGCCTGTGGGGACACTATCAAACGGAGGCACTGAAACGTCTGGACATTGTAGCCGGCGGAGCAAAAGTGCCCATTATTCTGTGGACCAGCCGGTTGACGGATGAGCCCTACATTGACGAGTACCTGGATCCCCAGCgttatattatacaaatctGGACAAAGGGGGATGATCGTGTGATTCAGAAGATCTTAAAGCGTGGCTTCCGCATCATCGTGTCCAACTACGATGCTCTCTACTTTGACTGCGGTGGTGCTGGCTGGGTGGATGGTGGCAACAACTGGTGCTCTCCCTACATTGGCTGGCAGAAGGTCTACGACAATAACATCAGTCAAATCGGTGGGGATTACCCCAATCATGTGCTGGGCGCGGAGGCAGCCATCTGGTCGGAGCAGATTGATGAGCACACACTGGACAATCGCTTCTGGCCCAGAGCCAGCGCTTTGGCCGAACGTCTCTGGTCTAATCCCGTCGAGGGCTGGAAGCAGGCGGAGGCACGCATGCTGCTGCATCGGGAACGCCTTGTGGAGAACGGCATTGGAGCCGAGGCACTGCAGCCTCAGTGGTGTCTGCAGAATGAGAACGAGTGTCCCGTTGACGCCTACACCTCATAG
- the LOC117787047 gene encoding general transcription factor IIE subunit 2, which yields MDPALLREREAFKKRAMATPTVEKKNRTERAPAPPSRDDSQKKMRPPTAPKLDASTYKTMSGSSQYRFGVLAKIVKFMRTRHQDGDDHPLSIEEILDETNQLDIGQSVKIWLAGEALSNNPKIDVTPDGTKFSFKPVYKIKDGKTLMRLLKQHDLKGLGGILLEDVQESLPHCEKVLKNRAAEILFIIRPIDKKKILFYNDRTANFAVDDEFQKLWRSATVDAMDDAKIDEYLEKQGIRSMQDHGLKKPVPKRKKAANKKRQFKKPRDNEHLADVLETYEDNTLTLKGANPT from the exons atgGATCCCGCGCTGCTTCGCGAACGCGAAGCGTTCAAAAAACGGGCAATGGCAACGCCAAC cgttgaaaagaaaaacagaacGGAAAGAGCACCAGCACCACCCAGCAGAGATGACTCCCAAAAGAAAATGCGACCACCGACGGCTCCTAAGCTGGATGCTTCAAC GTATAAGACGATGTCGGGTAGCTCCCAATATCGATTTGGAGTGTTGGCCAAAATAGTAAAGTTCATGCGCACCCGTCACCAGGATGGCGATGATCATCCTTTAAGCATTGAGGAGATACTAGACGAGACCAATCAGCTGGATATTGGTCAATCTGTGAAAATT TGGCTGGCTGGAGAAGCGCTCAGCAACAATCCCAAGATTGATGTCACACCAGATGGCACAAAGTTTAGCTTTAAGCCCgtctacaaaataaaagacgGCAAGACTCTGATGCGTCTGCTAAAACAACACGACTTGAAGGGACTGGGTGGCATTTTACTGGAGGACGTACAAGAATCTCTGCCGCATTGCGAAAAGGTTTTAAAAAATCGTGCAGCCGAAATTCTGTTTATAATACGACCCATTGACAAAAAGAAGATATTGTTTTATAACGATAGAACCGCCAATTTTGCA GTCGATGACGAATTTCAGAAACTGTGGCGCTCCGCCACAGTCGATGCCATGGACGATGCCAAAATTGATGAATACCTTGAGAAACAAG GCATACGTTCAATGCAAGATCATGGTCTCAAGAAACCCGTTCCCAAGCGCAAGAAGGCGGCTAACAAGAAGCGACAGTTCAAGAAACCCAGAGATAATGAGCATTTGGCTGATGTTTTGGAGACCTATGAGGACAACACCTTGACACTAAAGGGCGCGAACCCAACGTAG
- the LOC117788134 gene encoding RNA-binding protein 45, which produces MSDYRSQSRGGGRGGQDYSNDDDPPMSRLFIICNKAHTEEDFREAFSPYGEIEDIWVVKDKHTQENKGIAYVKFSKTSDAAKAQEQMNGKTIGKTDRTLKVLVAANRNQGSNKSENEQEKYVRLFIVIPKTANEDDIRDEFAQWGEVENVTIVREKNNGNPKGFGYVRFTKFYYAAVAFENCSAKYKAVFAEPKGSSRTQRDQYGRLADDSPMYSSGRGGGGGGGGGSSYNGGGSGGGSSSFNNDWNTSVNSDMSAFLRMQNVPVPQPTCLEVTVSNCVNQDQLWRLFDIIPGLDYCQIMREHGPRTNEAVVVYDNPEAAIYAKDKLHGLEYPMGERIIVKVNGMSSARMDTSFIDKRTKKDAICNVPLPPTQPLASPDAQVAQRLFIVLSANLPHSILKNIFSCWKGLIDVYLLPNKNCGYVKYSERDSAQKAIGVLNGAEICGTKIKVMEAEERSGSDGDDSGRKRLRRN; this is translated from the exons ATGTCAGATTATCGCTCACAATCTCGCGGAGGTGGACGTGGTGGTCAGGATTATTCGAATGACGATGATCCGCCAATGTCGCGACTGTTTATAATTTGCAACAAAGCACATACCGAAGAAGATTTTCGCGAAGCATTCTCGCCGTACGGCGAGATTGAAGATATTTGGGTGGTTAAGGATAAGCACACACAGGAGAACAAGGGAATTGCCTATGTGAAGTTCTCAAAAACATCAGATGCCGCCAAGGCACAGGAACAGATGAATGGAAAAACCATTGGAAAAACCGACAGAACTTTAAAGGTGCTGGTTGCCGCAAA tCGTAATCAAGGTTCAAACAAATCGGAGAATGAGCAAGAAAAATATGTGAGACTGTTCATTGTGATTCCAAAGACGGCGAATGAGGATGACATAAGGGATGAGTTTGCACAGTGGGGCGAGGTGGAGAACGTGACCATTGTGCGGGAGAAGAACAATGGCAATCCCAAGGGATTTGGCTATGTGCGGTTCACAAA ATTCTACTATGCAGCTGTGGCATTTGAGAATTGCTCAGCCAAATACAAGGCTGTCTTTGCCGAACCCAAGGGATCTTCGCGCACACAGCGGGATCAGTATGGTCGACTCGCCGATGACAGTCCAATGTACAGCTCGGGACGAGGTGGCGGTggaggcggcggcggtggctcTAGCTACAATGGTGGTGGCAGTGGAGGCGGCAGTAGTAGTTTCAACAATGATTGGAATACATCAGTGAACAGCGACATGTCTGCGTTTCTACGCATGCAAAACGTTCCCGTGCCACAGCCCACCTGCCTGGAGGTCACAGTCAGCAATTGTGTTAACCAGGATCAACTCTGGCGTCTATTCGACATTATTCCCGGTCTCGACTACTGTCAAATTATGCGTGAGC ATGGTCCGCGCACAAATGAAGCTGTGGTTGTCTACGATAATCCCGAAGCTGCAATTTATGCCAA AGACAAGCTGCATGGCCTAGAATATCCCATGGGCGAGCGTATAATTGTTAAAGTGAATGGCATGAGCTCAGCTCGTATGGACACTTCGTTTATAGACA AACGCACCAAAAAGGATGCAATTTGCAATGTGCCTTTGCCACCAACACAACCGCTTGCTTCTCCAGACGCCCAAGTTGCTCAAAGGCTCTTCATTGTGCTCTCAGCA aATCTACCACACTCAATTCTGAAGAACATTTTCTCCTGCTGGAAGGGACTTATTGATGTCTATCTATtgccaaacaaaaattgtgGTTACGTCAAATACTCGGAACGTGACAGTGCCCAAAAAGCCATAGGTGTTTTAAATGGTGCCGAAATCTGTGGCACGAAAATAAAG GTTATGGAAGCTGAAGAACGTAGTGGCTCAGATGGCGATGATAGTGGCAGGAAGCGATTGAGGCGCAACTAA
- the LOC117787469 gene encoding protein twisted gastrulation: protein MSTIQSVAILILALLPIFQPGLGIMSLMSKKSHVEDFEGVTALFEALTSSPNDGYTYDWQVFSFPTESNDADEQHGVVRNCTVLYLDQCTSWNKCRQTCHKTGAASYRWFHDGCCECIGGSCTNYGINESRCRDCPEPGCDEDED from the coding sequence ATGTCAACAATTCAAAGTGTTGCAATTTTAATCTTGGCACTATTGCCAATCTTCCAACCCGGACTTGGCATTATGTCGCTAATGTCTAAGAAATCGCATGTTGAGGACTTTGAGGGCGTTACTGCGTTATTTGAGGCTCTTACTTCGTCACCAAACGACGGTTACACCTATGATTGGCAAGTGTTTTCCTTTCCCACTGAAAGTAATGACGCTGACGAGCAGCACGGCGTAGTTCGCAATTGTACCGTTTTGTATCTGGACCAGTGCACGTCATGGAATAAATGCAGGCAAACCTGTCATAAGACTGGCGCAGCCAGCTACAGGTGGTTCCATGATGGCTGCTGTGAGTGTATTGGTGGATCGTGTACAAATTACGGCATAAATGAAAGTCGATGCAGAGACTGCCCCGAACCAGGGTGTGACGAAGATGAAGATTGA
- the LOC117787461 gene encoding ribosome biogenesis protein BRX1 homolog: protein MGRKFQKKKKVEQLEIVPLDENPPLPAQRPSDDVVPKKEKWINKQRVLVFAARGISHRDRHLMRDIKSLMPHHRAESKMERSKTLAVINEMSEMKHCNKAMLFEGRRKRDLYMWVANTAASTGPSAKFLIENIHTMAELKLTGNCLKGSRPFLSFDAKFDELPHLKLLKELFVQTFGVPNHHPKSQPFIDHVYTFTFLDNRIWFRNFQILSEDGGLSEVGPRYVMNPVKIFDGSFTGKTIWENPDYVSPSKQRQMLKKAAKDKYVNRVEQKVQHEATRPTKAYEGIENEELFDDEDPLETAKLLALKAKKKALETKTPKAALTKKIKDKQLKAVQQVIEQRKARVKREKKV, encoded by the exons atgggacgcaaatttcaaaagaaaaagaaggtCGAGCAGCTGGAGATTGTGCCGCTGGATGAGAATCCACCATTGCCTGCACAAAGACCATCCGATGATGTTGTGCCGAAAAAG GAAAAGTGGATAAACAAACAGCGCGTTTTGGTGTTCGCAGCCCGTGGTATCAGCCACAGGGATCGACATCTGATGCGTGATATTAAATCCTTGATGCCTCATCATCGTGCCGAGTCCAAAATGGAGCGCTCCAAAACATTGGCGGTCATCAATGAAATGTCCGAGATGAAGCATTGCAATAAAGCCATGCTGTTTGAGGGACGCCGCAAAAGGGATCTGTATATGTGGGTGGCCAATACGGCTGCATCTACAGGACCCTCTGCCAAATTTCTCATTGAGAATATACACACAATGGCGGAACTGAAGCTGACGGGAAATTGCTTGAAAGGCTCACGTCCATTTCTATCATTTGATGCCAAATTCGATGAGCTGCCACATCTGAAGCTGCTGAAGGAGCTGTTTGTGCAGACATTTGGTGTGCCCAACCATCATCCCAAGAGTCAGCCGTTCATTGATCACGTCTACACATTCACATTCCTGGACAATCGCATTTGGTTCAGGAATTTCCAGATTCTATCGGAAGATGGTGGGCTGTCGGAGGTGGGACCACGCTATGTCATGAATCCCGTCAAGATATTTGATGGCTCGTTCACGGGCAAGACCATCTGGGAAAATCCCGATTATGTTAGTCCCTCCAAGCAGCGACAAATGCTGAAGAAGGCGGCCAAGGACAAATATGTGAATCGTGTGGAACAAAAGGTTCAACACGAGGCAACGCGTCCAACGAAGGCTTACGAGGGCATCGAGAATGAGGAGCTGTTTGACGACGAGGATCCACTGGAAACAGCCAAGTTGCTGGCACTTAAAGCCAAAAAGAAGGCACTAGAAACTAAAACACCTAAGGCGGCGTTGACCAAGAAGATCAAGGACAAACAGTTGAAGGCCGTGCAACAGGTTATTGAACAAAGAAAGGCAAGGGTGAAACGtgagaaaaaagtttaa
- the LOC117787460 gene encoding CTL-like protein 1, with amino-acid sequence MGCAESKDGEDGAPNNRNRPKYRTCTDVFWLAVYILFWLFLIVIAIFSFVYGNPLRLLNGYDSFGNTCGVKSNERFQNFPLSGKNTLDKPDLFYFNIKELKQSLKICVKSCPKRTLNEPKELLGYFQETNTQLCKYDYDMRQLDKLSKTDKTFNTLGPCPTFPVYESSAVLHRCVPKQSSAEMIDLLNNWDVAQQFLGDIYSTWHIIAMVCGVSLLISIVLVTMMHWLSRVVSWLICVLVIVASVGLAGALWYAYYNIRNKSAPATLSHLEEFLRNKDAVFALAVIATITMIILLIIIYFLKNKLSGLSALFEEAGICMMNLPGLLVAPLLAFLVLIAFLAFWVVVVICLATASTPGDSPLALFHGTAGHEPQALPTNVAQLVNQTAPGSDQRTIPRIEYLDYGALNSMFWVYVVGLIWTVEFIFACQQFALAAAVAFWYFGKPTTTPTWYAIGKLIKYHLGTVAKGSFIITIFKIPRLILTYLYAKLKKGEDKGSECAACCLKCCICGFWLLEKFIRFLNHNAYTVVAIESINFCPAAGIAWNAMATNALQVATINSIGDFILFLGKVVVAALSGLIGIFMLKDTPGLNFYMAPVILIIVFSFFIAHIVLSLFEMVVDTLFLCVCEDKTINGRAGRWAQSNLAKLVGEEPMQPGEEPPIQVVEMMPINKQPFSITRLPPTDAEVAPMAE; translated from the exons atgGGCTGCGCTGAGAGCAAGGACGGTGAAGACGGCGCGCCGAACAACAGGAATAGGCCAAAATACCGCACCTGCACAGACGTTTTTTGGCTAGCAGTTTACATATTGTTTTGGCTATTTCTG ATTGTTATTGCGATATTTTCGTTTGTTTATGGAAATCCCTTGCGACTTCTCAATGGCTATGACTCCTTTGGCAACACCTGTGGCGTTAAGAGCAATGAACGCTTTCAGAACTTTCCGCTATCCGGCAAAAATACGCTCGACAAGCCGGATCTGTTCTACTTTAATATTAAGGAGTTGAAGCAATCCTTAAAGATCTGTGTTAAATCCTGTCCGAAACGAACATTGAATGAGCCCAAGGAACTGCTAGGATATTTTCAGGAAACGAACACACAGCTCTGCAAATATGATTATGATATGCGGCAATTGGATAAGCTGAGCAAAACtgataaaacatttaataccCTAGGACCGTGTCCGACCTTTCCAGTCTACGAAAG tTCTGCGGTGCTGCATCGTTGTGTTCCTAAACAGTCATCGGCTGAGATGATCGACTTGCTCAATAACTGGGATGTTGCTCAACAGTTTCTAGGCGATATTTACTCCACCTGGCACATTATTGCCATGGTCTGTGGTGTTTCATTGC TTATATCCATTGTACTGGTCACCATGATGCACTGGCTGTCCCGCGTTGTATCCTGGCTCATTTGTGTGCTCGTCATTGTGGCCAGCGTTGGATTAGCCGGTGCTCTTTGGTACGCCTACTACAACATTCGCAATAAGTCAGCACCCGCAACATTATCGCATCTGGAGGAGTTTCTGCGCAATAAGGATGCTGTCTTTGCTTTAGCTGTTATAGCCACCATAACTATG ATCATTCTGTTAATCATCATTTACTtccttaaaaacaaattatccGGTTTGTCGGCTCTTTTCGAGGAGGCCGGCATTTGTATGATGAATCTACCTGGACTGCTGGTAGCTCCTCTGTTGGCATTCCTTGTGCTTATTGCATTTCTGGCCTTTTGGGTGGTCGTCGTCATTTGTCTCGCCACAGCGTCGACGCCAGGCGATAGTCCTTTGGCACTCTTCCACGGCACAGCAGGTCATGAACCCCAAGCACTGCCAACCAATGTGGCCCAGTTGGTCAATCAGACAGCTCCTGGAAGCGATCAAAGAA CCATTCCCCGTATAGAGTATTTGGACTATGGAGCTTTGAACAGCATGTTCTGGGTCTATGTGGTGGGTCTGATTTGGACAGTGGAGTTCATCTTTGCCTGCCAACAATTTGCACTGGCTGCTGCCGTGGCTTTCTGGTACTTTGGCAAGCCAACAACGACGCCAACTTGGTATGCCATTGgcaaattgattaaatatcaTTTGGGCACCGTTGCCAAGGGCTCATTTATAATCACAATATTCAAAATACCGCGACTGATCTTAACCTATCTCTATGCCAa ATTGAAGAAGGGCGAGGACAAGGGCTCCGAATGTGCTGCCTGCTGCTTAAAGTGCTGCATTTGTGGATTTTGGCTGCTGGAGAAGTTTATACGCTTTCTCAATCATAACGCCTACACTGTGGTCGCTATTGAATCCATCAACTTTTGTCCCGCAGCTGgcatt gCCTGGAATGCGATGGCTACTAATGCACTACAAGTGGCAACGATCAACAGCATTGGCGACTTTATTCTATTCCTGGGCAAGGTTGTGGTCGCTGCACTTTCCGGCTTGATTGGCATCTTTATGCTGAAGGATACGCCAGGACTGAACTTTTATATGGCACCTGTCATACTGATCATTGTATTCTCTTTCTTTATTGCCCACATTGTGTTGTCGCTCTTTGAG ATGGTGGTTGACACGCTGTTCCTGTGCGTCTGCGAGGATAAAACAATTAATGGTCGTGCTGGACGCTGGGCTCAGAGCAATCTGGCCAAACTTGTGGGCGAGGAGCCGATGCAGCCTGGCGAGGAACCGCCGATTCAGGTGGTCGAGATGATGCCCATCAACAAGCAGCCTTTCAGCATTACGCGACTGCCACCAACTGACGCTGAGGTTGCTCCAATGGCGGAGTAA